From Anopheles darlingi chromosome 2, idAnoDarlMG_H_01, whole genome shotgun sequence, the proteins below share one genomic window:
- the LOC125950580 gene encoding probable isocitrate dehydrogenase [NAD] subunit alpha, mitochondrial, translating into MAARLIKKITVAPFGTRTFASGSRKVTLIPGDGIGPEISAAVQKIFAVANVPIEWETVDVTPVRNPDGKFGIPQGAIDSVNRNKVGLKGPLMTPVGKGHRSLNLALRKEFNLYANVRPCRSLEGYKTLYDNVDVVTIRENTEGEYSGIEHEIVDGVVQSIKLITEEASNRVAEYAFKYAKDNNRKKVTVVHKANIMRMSDGLFLRCCRDMAQKYPEIKFEERYLDTVCLNMVQDPRKYDVLVMPNLYGDILSDMCAGLVGGLGLTPSGNMGLNGALFESVHGTAPDIAGKDLANPTALLLSAVMMLRHMELNQHADKIQSACFETIKEAKYLTGDLGGKAKCSEYTNAICDRIK; encoded by the exons ATGGCAGCGCGATTGATAAAGAAAATT ACGGTCGCTCCGTTTGGAACGCGCACGTTCGCATCCGGCTCGCGGAAGGTAACGCTCATCCCGGGCGATGGAATTGGTCCGGAAATCTCGGCTGCCGTGCAGAAGATCTTCGCCGTCGCTAACGTTCCGATCGAATGGGAAACGGTTGACGTGACGCCGGTGCGG aaCCCCGATGGCAAGTTCGGCATCCCGCAGGGTGCTATCGATTCGGTGAACCGCAACAAGGTTGGTCTGAAGGGACCGTTGATGACGCCGGTTGGTAAGGGTCACCGATCGCTTAACCTGGCGCTCCGCAAGGAATTCAACCTGTACGCTAACGTACGCCCGTGCCGTAGCCTCGAGGGCTACAAAACGCTGTACGACAACGTGGACGTGGTGACGATCCGCGAGAACACCGAGGGCGAGTACTCGGGCATCGAGCACGAGATCGTCGATGGTGTTGTGCAGAGCATCAAGCTGATCACCGAGGAGGCCTCGAACCGAGTCGCTGAGTACGCGTTCAAATATGCCAAAGACAACAACCGCAAGAAGGTGACGGTCGTGCACAAGGCCAACATTATGCGTATGTCGGACGGTCTGTTCCTGCGATGCTGCCGTGATATGGCCCAGAAGTACCCGGAAATTAAGTTCGAGGAACGGTACCTCGATACGGTCTGCCTCAACATGGTGCAGGATCCCCGCAAGTACGACGTACTG GTGATGCCTAATCTGTACGGTGATATTCTGTCGGACATGTGCGCCGGTCTGGTTGGAGGTCTTGGCCTTACGCCGTCCGGCAATATGGGCCTGAACGGTGCTCTGTTCGAGTCGGTGCACGGTACCGCTCCCGATATTGCGGGCAAGGATCTGGCCAACCCAACGGCCCTGCTACTGTCGgctgtgatgatgctgcggcaCATGGAACTTAACCAGCACGCAGACAAAATCCAAAGCGCGTGCTTCGAGACGATCAAGGAGGCCAAGTACCTCACCGGTGATCTCGGGGGCAAGGCAAAGTGCTCCGAGTACACCAATGCCATCTGCGATCGCATCAAGTAA
- the LOC125950579 gene encoding ras GTPase-activating protein 1, with protein sequence MAEMMRLSNSGGALGGGGGGAAGGGFQRDKLGSPSTGSEDGGGAIDLEDIVQALDQDEFDGPTTLNGDRPAIVAPPESEWYHGRLDRYSAEQRLKTASRLGSYLVRESDRKPGSYVLSYLGRTGINHFRITAVCGDFYIGGRQFFSLSDLVGYYTSCSDLLKRERLVLPVPPPEPVNDKKRVVAILPYTKMPDTDELTFQKGDIFFVHNDMGDGWLWVTAHRTGEQGMIFRELVEDLDPAIDPNTVFPWFHPTCTKNEAVDMLVKAGPGSFLVRPSDNSPGDYSLFFHINNQIQRFRIEKKGVRYLMGGRTFECLDAVINRYRKEQIVEGHTLMHPVINGSQPEYHPPTNLASAAEKIYATLRECRDQNMLKKTKGIKHHGYLLKKSDKTAKWKQLFFALLVEGSETHLCFYDSPKKTKPKGLIDLSCAYLYQCHESFWERQHCFQIVERALPCLATITYLCANNQESYIEWISALKSHCVSQLSKAQSKVPRLRELRCLNLQILEAHRLPFKLVPHPYCVVSLNQVKVGKTRVKTAPDPVWEEEFVLDDVPPDVVTITITVLSRGKRGKDSEVAELTVDLCSLKNGQETEEWFPLNGMTPMGEWGSIRLRIRYLDDLVMPCEEYSPLQQLLVESELNAVRALSEICHNDRIPLATSLLKVFRHEKRETELLRILCQGEVARENETSTLFRGASLATTLMDLYMRAECTYFLQSAVSDTIQRILESKQSAELNPTKMDVSDDACSNAEFLLMILDQVTQSIFTSPDACPRTVRYICNCLQKSVVAKWPTASERLVRTRVVSGFIFLRLLCPALLNPRQFGLVNETPHQMATRSLIMVAKCLQNLANLVEFGGKEPYMEVVNPFILKNKERMIVFLDQLSSVTDPNPPPGCIPEQNSSSTLSSSDAGRELATLHHICVSYLPELQAMSKTNNSLKKLVTVTEMLSKHKLKYREMIS encoded by the exons ATGGCCGAGATGATGAGATTAAGTAATAGCGGTGGAGCACTaggcggtggtgggggtggtgctgCGGGTGGTGGATTCCAGCGGGACAAGCTTGGTTCACCATCAACCGGATCCGAggacggtggcggtgctaTCGACCTGGAGGATATCGTGCAAGCCCTGGACCAGGACGAGTTCGATGGTCCGACTACCCTGAACGGTGATCGGCCGGCTATCGTGGCTCCACCGGAAAGCGAATGGTACCATGGACGACTCGATCGATATAGTGCGGAGCAGCGCCTGAAGACGGCTTCGCGGCTTGGAAGCTATCTTG TTCGCGAAAGTGACCGTAAACCGGGATCATACGTACTGAGCTACCTCGGGCGCACCGGAATAAACCATTTCCGCATTACGGCGGTCTGTGGTGATTTCTACATCGGTGGCCGTCAGTTCTTTTCACTGAGCGATCTGGTCGGGTACTATACCTCATGCAGTGATCTGCTGAAGCGTGAGCGGTTGGTGCTTCCGGTACCACCTCCAGAACCGGTGAACGACAAGAAGCGTGTGGTCGCGATCCTTCCCTACACGAAGATGCCCGATACGGACGAGCTGACGTTCCAGAAGGGGGACATCTTCTTCGTGCACAACGATATGGGCGATGGGTGGCTGTGGGTGACGGCCCATCGAACCGGAGAGCAGGGTATGATCTTCCGCGAGCTCGTTGAGGATCTGGATCCGGCCATCGACCCGAACACGGTCTTTCCCTGGTTCCATCCGACGTGTACCAAGAACGAGGCCGTCGATATGCTGGTGAAGGCTGGGCCGGGTAGCTTCCTGGTGCGTCCGAGCGACAACTCGCCCGGTGACTACTCGCTGTTCTTCCACATCAACAACCAGATCCAACGGTTCCGGATCGAGAAGAAAGGTGTCCGGTATCTGATGGGTGGCCGTACGTTCGAGTGTCTCGATGCGGTGATCAATCGCTACCGGAAGGAGCAGATCGTCGAGGGTCACACGCTGATGCATCCGGTCATCAACGGAAGTCAACCGGAGTACCATCCGCCAACGAATCTGGCGAGCGCGGCGGAGAAAATTTATGCAACGTTGCGCGAGTGCCGCGATCAGAACATGCTGAAGAAGACCAAGGGCATCAAACACCATGGTTATCTGCTGAAAAAATCGGACAAGACGGCCAAGTGGAAGCAGCTGTTCTTTGCCCTGCTGGTCGAAGGATCCGAGACGCACCTTTGCTTCTACGATAGCCCCAAAAAGACGAAACCGAAGGGTCTGATTGACCTCTCGTGTGCTTATCTATACCAG TGCCATGAATCATTCTGGGAGCGACAGCACTGCTTCCAGATCGTCGAACGAGCACTCCCGTGCCTGGCGACGATCACCTATCTGTGTGCCAACAATCAGGAAAGCTACATCGAATGGATCTCGGCGCTCAAATCCCATTGCGTGTCGCAGTTGAGCAAAGCTCAATCGAAGGTGCCGCGCTTACGCGAGTTGCGTTGCCTCAATCTGCAGATTCTAGAGGCCCACCGGCTACCGTTCAAGCTCGTACCTCATCCGTACTGTGTGGTTTCGCTGAATCAAGTAAAGGTGGGCAAGACACGCGTAAAGACGGCCCCCGATCCAGTTTGGGAGGAAGAGTTCGTGCTTGA TGACGTACCGCCGGATGTTGTGACAATCACCATCACGGTGCTCAGCCGTGGTAAGCGTGGTAAAGACTCGGAGGTAGCTGAACTTACGGTGGACTTGTGCAGCCTCAAGAATGGCCAGGAAACGGAAGAGTGGTTCCCGCTCAACGGTATGACACCGATGGGTGAGTGGGGTTCGATCCGGCTGCGCATCCGCTACCTAGACGATCTGGTGATGCCGTGCGAAGAGTACAGtccactgcagcagctgctcgtcGAATCGGAGCTCAATGCTGTCCGTGCGCTGTCCGAGATTTGCCACAACGATCGTATCCCGTTGGCAACATCGTTGCTAAAGGTGTTCCGCCACGAGAAGCGTGAGACGGAGTTACTCCGGATCCTGTGTCAGGGTGAGGTGGCacgagaaaacgaaacgtCAACGCTCTTCCGTGGGGCATCCCTGGCGACGACACTGATGGATCTGTACATGCGCGCCGAATGTACGTACTTCCTACAGTCGGCCGTTTCGGATACGATCCAGCGGATACTGGAGAGCAAGCAGTCGGCTGAACTGAACCCGACCAAGATGGACGTCAGCGATGATGCGTGCTCGAATGCCGAGTTTTTGCTCATGATACTCGATCAGGTGACACAGTCGATCTTTACGTCACCCGATGCGTGCCCCCGGACGGTGCGTTACATCTGCAACTGTCTGCAGAAGTCGGTCGTAGCGAAGTGGCCAACGGCAAGCGAACGCCTCGTGCGTACGCGTGTCGTGTCCGGGTTCATCTTTCTGCGGCTGCTCTGCCCCGCGCTGCTCAATCCACGTCAATTCGGTCTAGTCAATGAAACGCCACACCAAATGGCCACACGGTCGCTGATCATGGTCGCTAAATGTCTGCAGAATCTGGCCAATCTGGTTGAGTTTGGTGGCAAG GAACCGTACATGGAAGTGGTCAACCCGTTCATCCTGAAGAACAAGGAGCGTATGATCGTGTTTTTGGACCAACTGTCATCGGTGACAGATCCGAATCCACCACCGGGCTGCATTCCGGAGCAAAACAGCTCCAGCACTCTGTCGAGCTCCGATGCCG GCCGAGAGCTCGCCACGCTGCACCACATCTGTGTCTCGTACCTACCGGAGCTGCAGGCTATGAGCAAAACGAACAATTCGCTCAAGAAGCTCGTGACAGTCACGGAGATGCTGTCGAAGCACAAGCTGAAGTATCGCGAGATGATCAGCTAA
- the LOC125952752 gene encoding iron-sulfur cluster assembly 1 homolog, mitochondrial — protein sequence MASKIVATATVRAVKNRKLLPVRAALSLTPAAVNRIKQLLDGKSEYIGLKVGVRQRGCNGLSYTLDYASVKDKMDEEVVQDGVKVLIDKKAQLSLLGTEMDFVQTDLSAEFVFNNPNIKGTCGCGESFSI from the exons ATGGCATCCAAAATagtggccacggctacggtGCGCGCCGTAAAGAACCGCAAACTGCTGCCCGTCCGAGCGGCTTTATCGCTG ACACCGGCAGCCGTGAACAGGATAAAGCAACTGTTGGATGGGAAAAGTGAATAC ATCGGTCTGAAGGTGGGAGTGCGGCAGCGGGGCTGCAACGGACTATCGTACACGCTAGACTATGCATCTGTGAAAG ACAAAATGGACGAGGAGGTTGTTCAGGATGGGGTCAAGGTTTTAATAGACAAGAAGGCTCAACTGTCGCTGTTAG GAACGGAGATGGACTTTGTGCAGACAGACTTATCCGCGGAGTTTGTGTTTAACAATCCGAACATCAAAGGCACATGTGGCTGCGGTGAATCGTTTAGCATATAA
- the LOC125952751 gene encoding protein prenyltransferase alpha subunit repeat-containing protein 1 — protein sequence MGQDEEDAAFCEKIINEIDAVFVRDPELIGFEIIPMPLNQNKSPVIHVEHNLGLQSWCVPFVYTYAHRLILRYRSELLHSNTLPTGCGSGCWSATDKGKLSMGGTSGGNGAGSSLHGNSSSGSGSGSTSGALPIIKYLNCAILINPDVATFWNLRRQLFAKNRLDISKEFHFSTLVLSKKPKSNEAFAYRRWLYLFQSCDAIDWSFEISLCEKCADKSTTNYHAWSHRQWVLMKDPQLLRYEVYKTEKFIRKHIHDYSCYNHRQFVLERMFEQCYYDADDDEEEDVDSGADEADEGAMMVGRRRRKYGALCSLIESLTGTGVPYAQDSSLSVRNLICYLLPAIATKDLDQLNQLHVQAFLFCANAAAYDLRMCEELSALHSPSQALANHRRFMVKFLIEKLRLAPAWLVKATNEPQASPTFQQPLSKITRLDADADDGPLLRALQAEELRRTSGDPRHAQWCSTFLGIQ from the exons ATGGGacaggacgaggaggatgctGCATTCTGCGAGAAGATTATCAACGAGATCGATGCCGTATTCGTACGCGATCCTGAGCT GATTGGCTTCGAAATCATACCGATGCCCCTGAACCAAAACAAGTCGCCCGTAATCCACGTGGAGCATAATCTGGGACTGCAATCGTGGTGCGTCCCGTTCGTGTACACCTACGCCCATCGGTTGATTCTGCGGTACCGCAGTGAATTGCTGCACTCAAACACGCTGCCCACTGGCTGTGGTTCCGGTTGTTGGAGTGCGACCGACAAGGGAAAGCTTTCAATGGGTGGTACGAGCGGTGGTAACGGAGCCGGAAGCTCACTCCacggtaacagcagcagcggcagtggtagtggtagtaccAGTGGAGCACTTCCGATCATCAAGTATCTCAACTGTGCTATACTGATCAATCCGGATGTGGCCACGTTCTGGAACTTACGCCGACAGCTGTTTGCCAAGAATCGGCTCGATATCTCCAAAGAGTTCCACTTCTCCACCCTGGTGTTAAGCAAGAAGCCCAAGTCGAACGAAGCGTTCGCATACCGGCGCTGGTTGTACCTGTTTCAAA gctgcgatgcgatcgacTGGTCGTTCGAGATCAGCCTGTGCGAGAAGTGTGCGGACAAGAGCACCACGAACTACCACGCCTGGAGTCACCGGCAGTGGGTGCTGATGAAGGACCCACAGCTGCTCCGGTACGAGGTGTACAAAACGGAGAAGTTCATCCGGAAGCACATCCACGATTACAGCTGCTACAACCATCGGCAATTTGTGCTCGAGCGGATGTTCGAACAGTGCTActacgatgccgatgacgatgaagaggaggacgtCGATAGTGGTGCCGATGAGGCTGACGAAGGTGCTATGATGGTTGGACGGAGGCGTCGCAAGTACGGTGCACTCTGCAGTCTTATCGAATCGCTCACGGGCACGGGTGTGCCGTACGCACAAGATTCATCATTATCGGTGCGTAATCTGATCTGCTACCTGTTACCTGCGATCGCTACCAAAGACCTAGATCAGCTGAATCAGCTGCACGTGCAAGCGTTCCTCTTTTGCGCCAACGCTGCGGCCTACGATCTGCGAATGTGCGAGGAGTTGAGCGCCCTGCACAGTCCCTCGCAGGCACTGGCCAACCATCGAAGGTTTATGGTAAAGTTTCTCATCGAGAAGCTACGCCTTGCGCCGGCCTGGCTGGTGAAGGCTACGAATGAGCCACAGGCTAGTCCAACCTTTCAACAGCCACTGTCGAAGATAACGCGTCTCGATGCGGACGCCGATGATGGTCCACTACTGCGGGCTCTACAGGCCGAGGAACTGCGCCGTACATCCGGTGATCCACGGCACGCACAATGGTGCAGTACCTTCCTGGGTATCCAGTAA